Proteins from a genomic interval of Zingiber officinale cultivar Zhangliang chromosome 1B, Zo_v1.1, whole genome shotgun sequence:
- the LOC122053448 gene encoding cycloeucalenol cycloisomerase-like isoform X3, protein MLSDKYTQGISGFEHFFLQNNQADSGKCWKDRYWVKANLWIVIFSYVGNYFWTHYFFTVLGASYTFPSWRMNNVPHVTFLLTHSCFLFYHMASNITLRRLRHFLADLPQSIRLASEAAWILALSYFIAYLETLAIANFPYYEFVDRESMYKVGSLFYAIYFLVSFPMFVRVDEKDDQPWDLPRVAVDALGAAMLVTIILDLWRIFLGPIVPTPEWRQCSQPGLAWFHKS, encoded by the exons GCAGACAGTGGAAAATGCTGGAAAGACCGGTACTGGGTGAAG GCAAATCTGTGGATTGTGATTTTTAGTTATGTTGGAAACTACTTCTGGACTCATTATTTCTTCACAGTACTTGGAGCATCATACACTTTTCCTTCATGGAGAATGAACAAT GTCCCACATGTTACTTTCCTTCTCACTCATTCTTGTTTCCTGTTTTACCACATGGCATCAAATATAACACTTCGCAGACTGCGCCATTTCCTCGCAGATTTACCACAATCAATTCGCCTAGCCAGTGAAGCTGCATGGATTTTAGCTCTTTCTTATTTTATTGCTTATCTGGAGACTTTAGCTATTGCAAAT TTCCCCTACTATGAGTTTGTTGATCGGGAGTCGATGTACAAAGTAGGATCATTGTTCTATGCAATTTATTTCCTAGTGAGCTTCCCCATGTTTGTGAG GGTAGATGAGAAGGATGATCAACCATGGGACCTTCCAAGGGTGGCTGTAGATGCACTTGGTGCGGCGATGCTTGTGACTATAATACTCGATCTATGGCGCATATTTCTTGGACCCATAGTTCCGACTCCAGAATGGCGGCAATGCAGTCAACCAGGGCTTGCATGGTTCCACAAATCCTAG